AAGACCTTCGGTGACTGTGCAGCTTCGGCTTTGATCACAGACTCTGTATTGACCACCTCCCAAAGCATCGATGGTGGATCCCTTTGATGTCAGGCAGATGCGACTGGATTGAGCCATTGAGATGCAGATTCGCATCTCTTGGTCTACAACTGCGAAATTACACCAATCAATCGAATGTTAATCATCTAAATTATTCTCTTTGATGAATATCAGGGGCTAAACCGTCTCGCTGACTTCGAGATGAAGAGTGATCAATCCAGCGAGACGCGGCAGTCGAGCACTAAAAGAACGTCTTGCCAGCAATCCAGGAATCAAAGGGTGCCGTGGCAGCCTCAGACAAGGCGAGATAGCAGGTCGTGACCATACCGATAAAAGCAATGCCAACCCCAGTGGCAATCAGCGACTCGTAAAGTTTCTGGGCAGCCCTTGTCTCAGGACTGGGGAAGACGCGACGACGAGCCATACCTACTCCTGAATGAGATTAGTCTGGCCACCTATGGGCTAAAAGAGCAACGCAAAGAAGCAAAGATTTGCAAGTCCCAACCATGTAACTTTTGCTTTACGTTGTAAAGATCACGTTACGTTCACAGGACAGCATCGATCCCGAACGCAACACCCATATCATTTTCGGTGGAGAATTAACAAAAATCTCACAATCAAATGCCTTGACAATCAAGCGGTCTGCTTCTCAATGATGAAGCACTTTGTGACTCAGTGATGACGGATCAAAGACTGACAATCCTGCTACAAGAAGCGGAGGAACATCTCCTCAGACAAAGCTGCCGCAGTCGCTATGAGAGATCAGTTGTGCGCCTTCCTGACAGCAGGCGGAACATCTGGCTCAAAGACGACAAACGCGCTGCTTAATCAACGCTGAACAGGCCTCCTTCATGCCTCAGACCATGACCCTCGGGAGACCCACTTGGCATCAAGTGAAAGGTGCAAACAAAAAGAACCGCTCCAGAACTGAAGCGGTTCACCCCTCAAGCCAAGCGATCCCCATCACCCGGCCGTTTGCACCACATCTTGTGGTACTTGAAGAAAATGGTAGTGCGTGAACGGCACATATGGAGTTGCTAAAGCTGCCCTTCAGGTTTGAGTGAACTATTAACAGTCTTGAAACACTTGAGCGCAAAACTCTGCATCTAGCGTGCCAACGACCTAGCTTTGGAGACCCCCATCACCCGGCCTGCCCCAGTGGCAGGCTTTTTTGTTGAAAAGCACTAGTGGTGGGGTATGACCATCGGTCAGCCGACCGGAGCCGACGTGGGCAGCATTTTCAAGAACCGCTAAAAAAAAAAGGCCCGAAGGGCCTTCAGGGGGTGTGAGGAGTTGGAATCTCTGTGAGGAGAACCAACTGACCGAGTTCTAGCAGCTCCTTTGTGCCATTCAAGAGACCGGCCTGCCAACAAGTGGCACTGTGCCAGTCAGGTCGCTAAATTAATCTTGTGAGGAGAAAAGCTCACGTGGTGGAAACAAGGACACACTCACGTTGAACTTTCAGAGCCCCTGCCTTTGGCGGGGGTTTCTTTTTTGCAGATCAAAACCAGCTTCAGCGAATTCTTCAACGCTTAATGGAAGGCTCAATGACCGAAAAGGAGACATTGGTCGAACAGGTTTTCGCAAAATATCGTTCCTACTGCAAAGACATCGGCATTACACCGGCCGAGATGATGCAACAGGCCTATCTCAGCCACCTCAAAAGCCTCACGACAGAACAGCTCAAAGCAAAGCTTTGACTGATAGCCGTATCGACATGAGCAACAGCCTGAGCTTCATAGCTGGGTAGAAATGCTCAAAACCAAGGCCACAGAAGCATTTTGAACATCCTTCCGTAATCAAGCCAACGAAGCGACTGGGGAGAACTCGCCAGAATCTGCAGGCATAAAGTTTTGTAATGGACTCCCAGATTCGACAAGTCCTACAACGAGAAATCCTCGAGCGTTGCAATGAAGAAGAGCGGGAAGCTGTTGAACGATGGTTCAAAAGTTTCCAAGCCATTGGCTTGTCCAAGCTGAACGGCATGTCCGTAGCAAGAGGAACCACGATGTCCTGCCCTCTTTATTGAGCTGAGTGTGTGCGGCTATGCGCACTGATGAGCCACCACGACCTGCGTTAGGCCATAGGTCGTTGCGAGTCTTGTTATGGCGATTCAACCGTCTGATCTTGGTGAAGCGTTTGTCAAATCTGGGAAACGCCTAACCACCCAACGATCTGCCGATGAATTACTGGGACGTGCGGATCTAAAGCCGATCAGCCCCAAATTGATGTTTGACGCGAATTCGAACAAAGAATGACGAGCTGATCATTCAAGTCCAACCATTTTGAATTCGTTTCAGCCTTCAACAGCCGAACATCAGTGTGATGGACAAGCATCTTTGCTGATCCATCGCACCAAGAACATTGGAATTAGTTTTAACGACTTGATTCCATTAAGGGATGTTCAGAATTCAAAATTTGAAAACAAGTGTATAAAAGCAAGGTCAACATCTAAGTCACCATCAGAGTATGTCAAACAAACAACTTATCGACAAAAAGCACAAACATAATGAAGCCTACATTGAGCAATGCCAACACCCCACAGAACGCAAGAGTCAACATTGTTCAACCTCGATGAAGTTGCTGGATCCGCCTAGGGACTCCAACCTCAAATTGATTGAACCAGAATTAATCGTCTTCACGCTCGGCCTGACGTGCGCCAATTGCGAGGGCAGCAACAAAGGGCAGGATTGCAATTGCTGTTAGAACTTCCATCAAATCACCATCCACTCTTCAAGAGCTGACCGACAGAGAATTACCGTCGAGCCCACTAAAGTGAACGACTAATAATTCCTCTTGAGTGATGAAACCATTCTCATCAATCAACTCAGGATGAGTTGTTTTCAAACCAGTTCTGTCACCAGTCCGGGATTGACGCCTGAATGCCAATGCCATGCCGCGAAAAGCCGACAACAGCACAAACGCGCAAGCAACGGTGTACGCGAGGGGTAGGAATGCTGTCGACATCCTCAGCTCCTGACTTTTTTAATCGAAGGAAGATCCGAAGGCTGAGCCAGGACGTAAACGACACCTGCGGTAATCACAGACGCAAATGCGATGAGGCCGTAGATAGCTGCGGAGTAATCGGACATTGTGCATGTACTTCTGTGAAGAAGCCTAGGCACTTTGTAAAGCTGTGTAACCAGGTGTATTTGCTTATCTTGCCAATCAAGCCGGATTGAGCCGAGGCAACAAGGCGTCAGCCTCCTGCAGCAGCACGGATGACCCCGACATCAGCCAGGCCGAGAGCACGGATGAATACGGCACTGATGACGCTGTAGGCCACAGACCCGAGCACGGCACTGCGCAGTCCATCCTTCAAACGAAAACCATCAATCAACGACGCCGCCAAACCAAAAAGAATAACAGTGATCAACCAGTCGAACAGCCAGCTAACCGGGGCAATCAAACCGCCAAGACTGGTCACTGCCCAAGGCAGCGCCAAAACAAACTTCAGAGGCAGGATCAAGAGAGTGCCCAGCAAACCAATCGTGACGGCCGATGAAAGAGCTGCCTGGAACCCAGCCAGTTCAACTCCCAGAGGCATTGCCGCCACAAGCAGCAGAACCACAGCACGCACAGGCCATTGCAACAACCAACCGATCAGGCCCATGGGACTCCCGCGATAAGACTTAAAGGCTAAGTCTGGCCTTGGATTTCAGCAGAGCCGCGCCAACGCAAATCTTGGAGCAACCAATCAGCCAGTAAACCAATCCGCTGCTTGTTTTCAGAGAGCAAAGGCAACAACCGTGAAACCGGTCAGCAATGAAACGGTGATTAACCACATTCGGTGTTCAGGCCTCAGATTCCAAGTCGCTGGTCGCCCGAAGAAAAATGGTGAGACCAACGACCGTGCCCAAAACGAGGAAGGAAAGCATCGGAGCAACGATCACGCTGAGTATTTGTACTGATCCTAAGGGCATCTTGTGATCGCGCGGTGTCATGAACGACATCACTCTTCAACGAGGACGCCTGAAAAAACTCAGCACACCAGCTCAAAACAGCAGGATCTTCTTCGAAAGCGGCTGCAAATCAAGCTTCAGAGACCAGAGCCCAGTCATGCGTCATCCAACGAACCAGAATCAACAAGTGCCTGGTCTGCTTCCGCTTGATCCATTGAGACGGGTTCCAACACAACAGGATTGCTGTTCAAAGCAACACCAGAGTTGGAACATGCCGTGACAAGCAGTCCCAAACTTAGACAAAGCAATAGAGCTGAGTTAATAAGACGAGTAGCAAGATTTTTGATAAACACAGGCATTGATCTGAAACGTTGGCAAAGGCAAACTAATCAAAAGGAACAGAATCATCAGCAAGAACATCACACCAACAGGCACATTGATTACAGCAACAACAGTGGAGCGATGGACTTAGTTCCAGAAAAGATGAAAGACATAGGACGTGAATAGCAGCTCACTTTGCTGAAAGCCAGGTTGTGAAATAAACGAAAGGTCGTCAAAGCTTGATGAGTCGCTTGACTCTGCTGCGCAGATCTATCAGACATGGCTCTAAAAGTGATCTCGCTCGGAGATCAAGGACAATCAGCCCTTGACTGGCAAACAAGTGATCGATACCAAGGGATTACAGACTTAGTTAGTGGTAAAAATTGACCAGAAAATTTGAAACGAATAATGGAAAGCGCCGACTTACTGCATTAGAAACATGGCTAAGCATATAGCCCTAAGCATTATTACCTGAACAAAGTTTTGTGTGGCAAAGACTACTACTCACACAAATTACTCCTATAAAGCTGAGAGAGTCGGAGGATTTTCATGAGTTTCACGCTCCCTACCGTTTTAATTGGAGTCAGCTTGTATCTGTTAATGCATGTTTTATTGTCACCAGTGATGCAATAAACAAACAGCGGAGAGGCTTGGTTGCGGACAAAAACCTTAGCCGAGCCGTGATTTCAGCCAGAACAAACAACATCGTGGCTCAGCCAGGAATACGCCGCCAAGCCAGCTTGAGCAACCGTGCTGTAGCTGCATCGATCAGATTGAAACCAGCCAGATGGCGGCAGGCATGAACACGCAAGCAGGGCCGGCACGACGTGGACGCACGATTCGCTGGGATTTGCTGACCAGTTCAGCCAAATAAGCAAATCTCTTGGTGATTTATACCCAGGGATTACCTCACTTCTTCAGCTTGTCTGCTTATTTGTCTGGGTTCACTGACATTAAGGTGACAAGGTCCAACCGTTTGTTGTGCAGATGAGAGGCCAATCTCCGGCGCCACTGTCTTGCCTGAAGTGGGGGATCGACGGAGAGTTGTCGGCACACGACACAGCACTTCTCGTGAGCAGACTCGCATCATCCGAGAAATCAAGACGAGCCTTCAAGGATCATTTCGAAAGACGTCGACATCGCAGCACTTCTGATCAAGCATCACGTCGGGAATGACACTGGCAATGAAAGGTACAACGCCAATACCAAAAAACGTGAGTGATTGGTGAAAAAACTGATGACCGAATGTGAATCAGCCATCACCACACATTGCGGTTTAAGCTGCTGCTGAAACAAAAAATGACGGTGCCATGAAACCACGGTGGGGAGTGATCGTCTTTGCCGTCATTGCACTTACTGCGCCACGCCCTGCTCAGGCTAATTTCAAGAACAACATCATCTTCAGCGGCTGCGCCGCAGCGATGCGAAAAGAATATCAGCAGGCCAACAAACAATTACTGCTAAGCCAACTCAACAAAACTTGCGATTATGTGGTTAAGCAGATC
This genomic window from Synechococcus sp. MIT S9220 contains:
- a CDS encoding DUF2973 domain-containing protein, which gives rise to MSTAFLPLAYTVACAFVLLSAFRGMALAFRRQSRTGDRTGLKTTHPELIDENGFITQEELLVVHFSGLDGNSLSVSS
- a CDS encoding phage holin family protein codes for the protein MGLIGWLLQWPVRAVVLLLVAAMPLGVELAGFQAALSSAVTIGLLGTLLILPLKFVLALPWAVTSLGGLIAPVSWLFDWLITVILFGLAASLIDGFRLKDGLRSAVLGSVAYSVISAVFIRALGLADVGVIRAAAGG